A DNA window from Shewanella baltica contains the following coding sequences:
- a CDS encoding aldehyde ferredoxin oxidoreductase, producing MSNIIGGWAGKVLRVNLTTNTISYDPIEKYYDYIGGMGIGYKILWDGHKDNIKAIDPENIIVFSAGPLTGSGVICTGRTTITSRSPVIEKHLIADGHFGGHFSPAMKFAGFDAIAIEGKAASPVWLKIVDDKVTIEPADALWGKGIFDTHAMIAQMMGPNAQVAAIGQAGENQVPLSVIMTQGGHSAGGHGSVMGSKNCKGIGIIGTGAVKIAANNEKMRALDDHILGIIGANNNGVVPSTPQSWAEYSAPISRWKSRPGLKWGAADQEIDLGEVPWNERNRIGFRTSMAESYIGVEYANKWMKRTGGCHSCPIRCFCELKVPELKSKYGRKTEHIANVCMGFLVPQYLMGTTNGSEAHAMAGALGAQILDDYGIWCNYGLISHIFKFLKTHDMFKDLLPEEEYNSIPWALWDNQDPAFLIDFYRRIAYKEGEISHMADGLYDLIARWGLDGTNPALGYWDIHKESKTKVFNRKTNAAVHHASETAGQVGTLINVVFNRDAQCHSHINIVNSGLPHDMTVAIAEKKWGEGAFDKVSWYTPINAAKVRFAKWSLVKNVLHDSLTLCNWMFPLLASPDKNRNYEGDSTIESQMFSLVTGIETSETELDFKAERVLHLHRALTMLQMNEGNMREEHDVLSDWVYDMDPDKNFGEEGTIKMDRADMQTSLDMFYEAFGWDIQTGAPTRATLDKFSLGFVADKLAARGLLPA from the coding sequence ATGAGTAATATAATTGGTGGTTGGGCAGGAAAAGTCCTTAGAGTTAATTTAACGACAAATACGATTTCGTATGATCCCATAGAAAAATATTATGACTATATTGGTGGTATGGGTATTGGCTATAAAATATTGTGGGATGGTCATAAGGACAATATAAAGGCAATCGATCCTGAGAATATTATTGTCTTCTCTGCGGGACCATTAACGGGGTCAGGCGTGATTTGTACTGGACGAACAACGATTACTTCCCGTAGCCCCGTGATTGAAAAACACCTTATTGCCGACGGTCACTTTGGTGGCCATTTTTCACCTGCAATGAAATTTGCCGGCTTCGATGCGATTGCAATTGAAGGCAAAGCGGCGAGCCCAGTGTGGCTAAAAATTGTCGATGACAAGGTCACCATTGAACCCGCCGATGCGCTATGGGGCAAAGGCATATTCGATACCCACGCCATGATAGCGCAAATGATGGGTCCCAATGCACAAGTGGCGGCGATTGGCCAAGCGGGTGAAAATCAAGTGCCGCTGTCTGTCATCATGACTCAGGGCGGACACTCTGCGGGTGGTCATGGCTCAGTTATGGGCTCAAAAAATTGTAAAGGGATCGGCATTATCGGTACCGGCGCCGTCAAAATTGCCGCCAATAATGAAAAGATGCGCGCTTTAGATGACCATATTTTAGGGATTATCGGCGCCAATAATAATGGTGTGGTGCCTTCGACGCCGCAATCTTGGGCCGAGTACTCAGCCCCTATCAGTCGCTGGAAATCACGACCTGGCCTTAAGTGGGGCGCCGCCGATCAAGAAATCGATTTAGGCGAAGTGCCTTGGAATGAGCGTAACCGTATTGGGTTTCGCACTTCGATGGCCGAAAGCTATATAGGCGTCGAATATGCCAACAAGTGGATGAAGCGCACTGGCGGTTGCCATTCATGCCCAATACGTTGTTTCTGCGAGCTTAAAGTCCCTGAACTGAAGAGTAAATATGGTCGTAAAACCGAGCATATTGCCAACGTCTGTATGGGATTCCTGGTGCCCCAGTATTTGATGGGCACTACAAACGGCTCAGAAGCACATGCAATGGCGGGAGCCTTGGGGGCACAGATCCTCGATGACTACGGTATTTGGTGTAACTATGGTTTGATTTCTCATATCTTTAAGTTTTTAAAAACACACGATATGTTCAAAGATTTACTGCCTGAAGAGGAGTACAACAGCATTCCTTGGGCGCTTTGGGATAATCAAGATCCTGCCTTCTTAATCGATTTCTATCGCCGCATTGCCTACAAAGAAGGCGAAATTTCCCATATGGCGGATGGCTTATATGACTTAATCGCGCGTTGGGGTTTAGATGGCACAAACCCCGCATTAGGGTATTGGGACATACATAAAGAGAGTAAAACCAAGGTCTTTAACCGAAAAACCAACGCCGCCGTGCACCATGCGAGTGAAACTGCAGGTCAGGTGGGCACCTTAATCAACGTTGTCTTTAACCGCGATGCCCAGTGCCATTCCCACATCAACATAGTTAACAGTGGGTTACCCCACGATATGACAGTCGCTATCGCCGAGAAAAAATGGGGCGAGGGCGCCTTTGATAAGGTGAGCTGGTATACCCCGATTAATGCCGCTAAGGTTCGTTTTGCTAAGTGGTCTTTAGTGAAAAACGTGCTGCATGACTCGCTGACACTGTGTAATTGGATGTTCCCGCTTTTGGCATCGCCCGATAAGAACCGTAATTATGAAGGCGATAGCACCATAGAATCGCAAATGTTCAGCCTAGTTACAGGGATTGAAACCAGTGAAACTGAGTTAGATTTCAAGGCGGAAAGAGTCTTGCATCTGCACCGCGCCTTAACCATGTTGCAGATGAATGAGGGCAATATGCGTGAAGAGCACGATGTTCTCAGCGACTGGGTTTACGATATGGACCCAGACAAAAACTTTGGTGAAGAGGGCACCATCAAGATGGACCGCGCCGACATGCAAACCTCGCTGGACATGTTCTACGAAGCCTTTGGTTGGGACATTCAAACGGGAGCGCCAACGCGGGCCACACTCGACAAGTTTAGTCTGGGCTTTGTCGCCGACAAATTAGCGGCGCGAGGTTTACTACCCGCTTGA